The proteins below are encoded in one region of Vibrio sp. ED004:
- the ubiB gene encoding ubiquinone biosynthesis regulatory protein kinase UbiB, with product MTPTELKRLYHIIKVQLEYGLDELMPEHQLTKAPLLARKSLFWLKNKHQDKELGHRLRLALQELGPVWIKFGQMMSTRRDLFPPHIADQLALLQDQVAPFDGELAKQDMEKALGGSLDNWFTDFDIEPLASASIAQVHTAKLKESGREIVLKVIRPDIRPVIDADLKLMHRMARIVAKSLPEARRLKPVEVVHEYEKTLLDELDLRREAANAIQLRRNFEGSEELYVPEVIPDLSSETLMVSERIYGIQVSDIETLNANGTNMKLLAERGVTVFFTQVFRDSFFHADMHPGNVFVNPENPDNPQWIGLDCGIVGTLNSEDKRYLAENLLAFFNRDYRKVAELHVDSGWVPHDTNVNDFEFAIRMVCEPIFAKPLGEISFGHVLLNLFNTARRFNMEVQPQLVLLQKTLLYVEGLGRQLYPQLDLWATAKPFLETWMMNQVGPQAVINAVKERAPFWAEKLPELPELLYDSLRQGKAMNHRMDQLYQGYRDSKRQQATGKFLFGVGATLVVCSAILVSSPYEQLSMGCGIAGVTFWLLSWRAYRR from the coding sequence ATGACCCCAACAGAACTGAAACGTCTTTATCATATTATCAAGGTACAGTTGGAATATGGCCTTGATGAATTGATGCCAGAGCACCAATTGACCAAAGCCCCTTTATTGGCGCGAAAGTCTCTGTTTTGGCTTAAAAATAAGCATCAAGATAAAGAGTTGGGTCATCGCTTACGTCTCGCGCTGCAAGAACTTGGCCCTGTGTGGATCAAGTTTGGGCAGATGATGTCGACACGTCGCGATCTGTTCCCTCCTCATATCGCGGATCAGCTGGCGCTGTTGCAAGACCAAGTTGCACCATTTGATGGTGAACTGGCTAAGCAAGATATGGAAAAGGCGCTCGGTGGCAGCTTAGATAACTGGTTTACCGACTTTGATATCGAGCCTCTGGCTTCTGCTTCTATCGCTCAGGTGCATACTGCGAAACTCAAAGAGAGTGGCCGTGAGATTGTTCTCAAGGTAATTCGCCCTGATATTCGCCCGGTGATTGATGCAGATCTAAAACTGATGCACCGAATGGCGCGTATAGTCGCTAAGTCGCTTCCTGAAGCACGTCGTTTGAAACCTGTTGAAGTCGTTCACGAGTACGAGAAAACCTTACTGGATGAACTAGACCTGCGCCGTGAGGCGGCCAATGCGATTCAACTGCGACGTAATTTTGAAGGCAGTGAAGAGCTGTATGTTCCAGAGGTTATCCCTGATTTAAGCAGTGAAACCTTGATGGTGTCTGAACGAATCTATGGTATTCAGGTTTCAGATATTGAAACGCTAAACGCCAACGGTACTAACATGAAATTGCTGGCCGAACGTGGTGTGACGGTATTCTTCACCCAAGTGTTCCGTGATAGCTTTTTCCATGCAGACATGCACCCTGGCAACGTATTCGTTAACCCAGAAAACCCAGATAACCCGCAGTGGATAGGTTTGGATTGTGGCATTGTCGGCACGCTCAACAGCGAAGATAAGCGTTATTTAGCAGAGAACCTGCTGGCTTTCTTCAACCGAGATTACCGTAAAGTCGCCGAGCTGCACGTTGATTCGGGATGGGTGCCACACGACACCAACGTCAACGACTTTGAGTTCGCGATTCGCATGGTGTGTGAACCCATTTTTGCAAAACCACTTGGCGAGATCTCATTTGGCCATGTGTTGCTAAACTTATTTAATACAGCAAGACGTTTCAACATGGAGGTTCAACCTCAGTTGGTGCTTCTACAGAAGACCTTGTTGTATGTGGAAGGCCTAGGTCGCCAGTTGTATCCACAGCTTGATTTGTGGGCAACGGCTAAGCCTTTCCTTGAAACCTGGATGATGAATCAGGTGGGGCCGCAAGCTGTGATCAACGCAGTAAAAGAGCGCGCACCATTCTGGGCAGAAAAACTGCCAGAGCTGCCAGAGCTACTTTATGACAGCTTGCGCCAAGGTAAAGCGATGAACCATAGAATGGATCAGCTTTATCAAGGCTATAGAGATAGTAAGCGCCAACAAGCAACTGGAAAGTTTTTGTTTGGTGTTGGAGCCACTTTAGTCGTATGCTCCGCAATATTAGTTTCAAGCCCTTATGAGCAGCTATCTATGGGCTGTGGCATCGCAGGTGTCACATTTTGGTTGCTTAGTTGGCGAGCTTACCGTCGTTAG
- a CDS encoding class I SAM-dependent methyltransferase — protein MQLQLICEDATQIDHLNDLATRWNLSHDENSEFALVLTDERLELRKVDEPKLGAIFVDLVGGAVGHRRKFGGGKGQAIAKAAGLNKGATPTILDGTAGLGRDAFVLASLGCKVQMVERHPVVAALLDDGLQRAQQDPDIGGWVSERMKLIHASSHDALDKLSNDPNFEQPDVVYLDPMYPHPENKKKSALVKKEMRVFQSLVGADLDADALLAPAMKLASKRVVVKRPDYAAWLDEQKPSMAIETKKNRFDVYVKASMT, from the coding sequence TTGCAACTACAACTGATTTGCGAAGATGCTACCCAAATCGATCATTTAAATGACTTAGCGACCCGTTGGAATTTATCTCATGATGAAAACAGCGAGTTTGCTTTGGTGCTGACTGACGAGCGACTTGAGTTACGCAAAGTGGACGAACCAAAACTTGGCGCTATCTTTGTTGATTTAGTTGGCGGCGCGGTTGGTCACAGACGTAAGTTTGGTGGTGGTAAAGGTCAGGCGATCGCCAAGGCGGCAGGTTTAAATAAAGGTGCAACGCCAACCATTCTTGATGGTACCGCTGGCTTAGGTCGCGATGCGTTTGTATTGGCCTCTCTCGGTTGTAAAGTACAAATGGTAGAGCGTCACCCTGTGGTGGCAGCTTTGTTGGACGATGGCTTACAACGCGCCCAGCAAGACCCAGACATCGGTGGTTGGGTAAGCGAACGTATGAAGTTGATTCACGCTTCAAGCCATGATGCGTTAGATAAGCTTAGCAATGACCCTAACTTCGAGCAGCCAGATGTGGTGTATCTCGATCCAATGTATCCGCACCCTGAGAACAAAAAGAAATCAGCTCTGGTCAAAAAAGAGATGCGCGTATTCCAATCTTTGGTCGGTGCAGATTTAGATGCTGATGCTCTATTGGCGCCTGCAATGAAACTGGCATCAAAGCGAGTTGTGGTGAAAAGACCCGATTACGCAGCTTGGCTAGACGAGCAAAAACCGAGTATGGCGATCGAAACCAAAAAGAACCGTTTTGACGTCTATGTGAAAGCATCAATGACTTAA
- a CDS encoding NAD(P)/FAD-dependent oxidoreductase has translation MSEKFDVIVIGAGAAGLMCAAEAGKRGRRVLVVDHAKKPGRKILISGGGRCNFTNYDVSANNFLCNNPHFVKSALSQYTNWDFISMVSKYGIEFEERDHGQLFCVNDHTAKDIVSMLLDECKQAKVEQRYRCDVHSIEKTDSGFKMHLNTDEVECDSLVVATGGLSMPKLGATPFGYKIAEQFGLSVMPTTAGLVPFTLHKEDKEDFAELSGIAIPAEITAQDGTLFKEALLFTHRGLSGPSVLQISSFWKAGQSVSINLVPEVDVAELLANSREKHPNQSLKNTLAKALPKRFVEVLIDRKELEDKPLKQFNEKQLNDIVEHLENWKIAPNGTEGYRTAEVTLGGVDTNHLSSKTMECKSVSGLYFIGEVMDVTGWLGGYNFQWCWSSGFAAGQWV, from the coding sequence ATGAGTGAAAAATTTGATGTAATCGTGATTGGTGCGGGCGCCGCAGGCTTAATGTGTGCTGCGGAAGCTGGTAAACGCGGCCGACGAGTGCTGGTGGTTGATCATGCGAAAAAGCCAGGCAGAAAAATTTTAATCTCAGGTGGTGGTCGTTGTAATTTCACTAACTATGACGTGTCAGCGAACAACTTCCTTTGTAACAACCCTCACTTCGTGAAGTCTGCTTTATCTCAATACACCAACTGGGATTTTATCTCGATGGTGAGCAAGTACGGCATTGAGTTCGAAGAGCGCGATCACGGCCAACTGTTCTGTGTGAACGACCACACGGCAAAAGACATCGTGAGTATGCTGCTTGATGAGTGTAAGCAAGCGAAAGTTGAACAGCGCTACCGTTGTGATGTTCACTCAATCGAAAAGACCGATTCTGGCTTCAAGATGCACCTAAATACCGACGAAGTTGAGTGTGACTCGCTAGTTGTTGCGACAGGTGGTTTGTCGATGCCTAAGCTAGGCGCAACCCCATTTGGCTACAAGATTGCAGAGCAATTTGGTTTATCAGTCATGCCGACCACAGCGGGTTTAGTGCCGTTCACGCTGCATAAAGAAGACAAAGAAGATTTCGCTGAGCTTTCTGGTATCGCGATTCCTGCAGAGATCACCGCGCAAGATGGTACCTTGTTCAAAGAAGCACTGCTGTTTACACACCGTGGCCTATCTGGTCCTTCAGTACTGCAAATCTCTTCGTTTTGGAAAGCGGGTCAGTCGGTTTCAATCAACCTAGTACCAGAGGTTGATGTGGCCGAGTTGTTGGCGAATTCTCGCGAGAAACACCCAAACCAGAGCTTGAAGAACACCTTGGCAAAAGCACTACCAAAGCGCTTTGTAGAGGTATTGATTGATCGTAAAGAGCTGGAAGACAAACCGCTTAAGCAGTTCAACGAAAAGCAGTTGAATGACATTGTCGAGCATCTAGAGAACTGGAAAATCGCACCTAATGGTACTGAAGGCTATCGAACTGCAGAAGTGACTTTAGGCGGCGTCGATACTAACCACCTATCTTCAAAAACCATGGAGTGTAAGAGCGTTTCTGGCCTTTACTTCATTGGCGAAGTGATGGACGTGACGGGCTGGTTGGGTGGCTACAACTTCCAATGGTGCTGGAGTTCTGGCTTTGCAGCAGGTCAGTGGGTGTAA
- a CDS encoding carboxylate/amino acid/amine transporter: protein MSYLAGVTLLWAFSFSLIGVYLAGQVDSWFSVLMRVALAGIVFLPFLKFRGVSRKLIGKLMAIGGIQLGLMYCFYYQSFLLLSVPEVLLFTVFTPIYVTLIYDFLKGQFSPWYLVTAAIAVLGAVFIKFAGINDNFLVGFLVVQGANLCFAIGQVGYKVVMENEPTELPQHTVFGYFYLGALCVASVAFMLLGNPEKLPTTTLQWGILIYLGLIASGLGYFMWNKGACMVNAGALAVMNNILVPAGLVVNILIWNRDVDLVRLSIGGGVILLSLWVNETWVKKRVARSANNA from the coding sequence ATGAGCTATTTAGCTGGTGTTACCCTCCTATGGGCCTTCTCTTTTAGCCTGATCGGCGTCTACCTTGCGGGTCAGGTTGATTCTTGGTTTTCAGTACTAATGCGCGTTGCCCTTGCGGGTATCGTGTTCCTTCCTTTCCTTAAATTCCGTGGTGTGTCACGCAAACTGATCGGAAAATTGATGGCGATTGGTGGTATCCAGCTTGGCCTGATGTACTGCTTCTACTATCAATCTTTCTTGCTACTATCAGTACCGGAAGTCCTTCTGTTTACTGTCTTTACCCCAATCTACGTCACCCTGATTTATGACTTTCTCAAAGGGCAGTTCTCACCTTGGTATTTAGTGACGGCTGCGATTGCAGTATTGGGCGCGGTATTCATTAAGTTCGCAGGCATCAACGACAACTTTTTAGTCGGCTTCCTTGTCGTGCAAGGTGCGAACCTATGTTTTGCTATCGGTCAGGTTGGCTACAAGGTGGTGATGGAGAATGAACCCACTGAGCTGCCTCAACACACGGTATTCGGCTACTTCTACTTAGGTGCTTTGTGTGTAGCTTCAGTTGCTTTCATGCTTTTGGGCAACCCTGAAAAACTGCCAACCACCACACTTCAATGGGGAATCCTCATCTACCTGGGTTTAATCGCTTCAGGTTTGGGTTACTTTATGTGGAATAAAGGCGCATGCATGGTGAATGCAGGTGCGCTTGCAGTAATGAACAACATCCTAGTGCCTGCTGGCTTGGTGGTGAACATCCTGATCTGGAATAGAGACGTCGACTTGGTTCGACTGTCGATTGGTGGCGGGGTTATCTTGCTTTCATTGTGGGTCAACGAAACTTGGGTGAAAAAGCGTGTCGCGAGATCTGCTAACAACGCTTAA
- the ftnA gene encoding non-heme ferritin, with the protein MLSKTMVEQLNDQINLEFFSSNLYLQMSAWCEDKGFEGAAEFLRVHAVEEMEHMQRLFTYVSETGAMPILGAIEAPKHEFESLGAVFRETYEHEQMITEKINKLAHVAFSTQDYSTFNFLQWYVAEQHEEEKLFKGVLDKLELVGEDGKALFFIDKDLAQLAKDGSSSIMEAPAV; encoded by the coding sequence ATGCTGTCAAAAACTATGGTTGAGCAACTGAATGATCAAATTAACCTAGAATTTTTCTCATCCAATCTATACTTACAAATGAGTGCTTGGTGTGAAGACAAAGGATTTGAAGGTGCAGCCGAGTTTCTGCGTGTTCATGCAGTAGAAGAAATGGAACATATGCAGCGTCTTTTCACTTACGTAAGTGAGACAGGTGCAATGCCGATTCTAGGTGCGATTGAAGCGCCAAAACACGAATTCGAAAGCCTTGGTGCAGTGTTCCGTGAAACTTATGAACATGAGCAGATGATTACTGAAAAGATCAACAAACTGGCTCACGTTGCTTTCAGCACACAAGACTACTCAACCTTTAACTTCCTGCAATGGTACGTTGCAGAGCAACACGAAGAAGAGAAGTTGTTTAAAGGTGTATTGGATAAGCTAGAACTTGTTGGTGAAGACGGTAAAGCACTGTTCTTTATTGATAAAGACCTAGCGCAATTGGCAAAAGATGGTTCATCTTCAATTATGGAAGCTCCTGCCGTTTAG
- the uspA gene encoding universal stress protein UspA produces MSYKHILVAVDLSDDSKLIVDKAVALAKPLEAKVSFIHIDINYAELYTGLIDINMAETQHNAMEASRIQLQNFAEHAQYPITHTLVGSGDLSHELCDTINEFNVDLVVCGHHQDFWSKLLSSTRQLINASPVDMLVVPLRDSED; encoded by the coding sequence ATGAGTTACAAACATATTTTGGTCGCAGTCGATTTATCAGATGACAGCAAATTAATTGTGGATAAAGCGGTAGCATTGGCAAAGCCATTGGAAGCCAAAGTCTCTTTTATCCATATCGACATTAACTACGCAGAGCTCTATACCGGCCTGATTGATATCAACATGGCAGAAACCCAACACAACGCGATGGAAGCCTCTCGTATTCAGCTGCAAAACTTTGCCGAACACGCTCAATACCCAATCACTCACACCTTAGTAGGCAGTGGTGACCTGAGCCACGAGCTGTGTGACACCATCAATGAGTTCAATGTGGATTTAGTGGTTTGCGGTCACCATCAAGATTTCTGGAGCAAGCTGCTCTCTTCAACACGCCAACTGATCAACGCCTCACCGGTTGATATGCTGGTCGTGCCTCTAAGAGATTCAGAAGACTAA
- the tatA gene encoding Sec-independent protein translocase subunit TatA, which yields MGGISIWQLLIIAVIVILLFGTKKLRGMGGDLGSAVKGFKKAMSDEDKPADKKDADFEPKNIEQQKTEATAETKKDKEQA from the coding sequence ATGGGTGGTATCAGTATTTGGCAACTTCTAATCATTGCTGTAATTGTAATTTTGCTATTCGGAACAAAGAAACTGCGCGGCATGGGTGGTGACTTAGGTTCAGCGGTTAAAGGCTTCAAAAAAGCGATGAGCGATGAAGACAAGCCTGCAGATAAGAAAGATGCAGACTTCGAACCAAAGAATATTGAACAGCAGAAGACAGAAGCGACTGCTGAAACAAAGAAAGACAAAGAGCAGGCGTAA
- the rmuC gene encoding DNA recombination protein RmuC — MQWIIEHQATLIAAISGALVSGGVVGWWVKQKLSFQQRLLEQQLESDRLLHESQQSQLKSSLAEAQQELDELDDDRDKAAFELKQAHGKVMAAMEKLRYFEAVKQERQQYADEINVLKDHKSELEAELREQEARHDQENLANSEKLQLLEQAESRLKQQFEHLANQLFETKTAKVDQQNKQSLEGLLSPLREQLEGFKKQVNDSFSQEAKERHTLVHELKNLQRLNESMTREAVNLTQALKGDNKQQGNWGEVVLARVLAESGLREGHEYQTQVNLQNDAGKRYQPDVIVHLPQDKQVVVDSKMALVAFERYFNAETDQQRDAALRDHLVSLRAHIKGLSQKDYHQLKGIQSLDYVLMFIPVEPAFQVAIQADPSLVKDAMEQNIILVSPTTLLVALRTIDNLWRNERQNQNAQVIAERASKLYDKLRLFVDDMEGLGSSLDRANQSYQGAMNKLVTGRGNVIRQAESFKQLGVEVKKPISIGLAEMAQNEAFSENASLVERQPAEDKVN, encoded by the coding sequence ATGCAATGGATTATCGAACATCAGGCAACGCTTATTGCTGCAATTTCTGGCGCGCTCGTCAGTGGCGGTGTCGTGGGTTGGTGGGTTAAACAGAAGCTCTCTTTTCAGCAGCGATTGCTCGAGCAGCAACTAGAGTCCGATCGTTTGTTGCATGAATCTCAGCAGTCTCAGCTCAAATCATCACTCGCAGAGGCGCAACAAGAACTTGATGAGTTGGATGACGACCGAGACAAGGCCGCATTCGAACTTAAGCAAGCGCACGGCAAGGTGATGGCTGCGATGGAGAAGCTTCGCTACTTTGAAGCGGTGAAGCAAGAGCGTCAGCAGTATGCCGATGAGATCAATGTGCTGAAAGACCATAAATCTGAATTGGAAGCCGAACTTCGCGAGCAAGAAGCAAGGCACGATCAGGAAAACCTCGCCAACAGTGAAAAGCTGCAACTGTTAGAGCAAGCGGAATCACGCTTGAAGCAACAGTTCGAGCATCTTGCTAATCAGCTGTTTGAAACCAAAACCGCTAAGGTTGACCAACAGAACAAGCAGAGCCTAGAAGGCTTGTTGTCGCCGTTGAGAGAACAATTAGAAGGGTTTAAGAAGCAGGTTAATGACAGCTTTAGCCAAGAAGCCAAAGAGCGCCACACCTTAGTGCATGAGCTGAAAAACCTGCAGCGTCTTAACGAAAGCATGACGCGTGAAGCGGTTAACCTGACTCAGGCGCTTAAGGGTGATAACAAGCAGCAAGGTAACTGGGGTGAGGTGGTGCTAGCGCGTGTGCTTGCTGAATCAGGCTTGCGAGAAGGGCATGAGTACCAAACCCAAGTGAACCTACAAAATGATGCGGGCAAGCGTTATCAACCCGATGTAATAGTCCACCTGCCACAAGATAAGCAAGTGGTGGTGGATTCGAAGATGGCGTTGGTGGCGTTTGAACGTTATTTCAATGCTGAAACCGATCAACAGCGTGATGCTGCACTGCGTGATCACTTGGTGTCATTGCGAGCACACATCAAAGGGCTGAGCCAGAAGGATTATCATCAACTTAAAGGCATCCAAAGCTTGGATTATGTGTTGATGTTTATTCCGGTCGAGCCTGCATTCCAAGTCGCTATTCAAGCCGACCCTAGCTTGGTGAAAGACGCGATGGAGCAAAATATCATCTTGGTCAGCCCTACGACCTTGCTGGTGGCACTGCGTACCATTGATAACCTGTGGCGTAATGAAAGGCAGAACCAGAACGCTCAAGTCATCGCAGAGCGTGCAAGTAAGCTTTACGACAAACTGCGTTTGTTTGTCGATGATATGGAAGGTCTTGGTAGTTCGTTAGATAGAGCCAACCAAAGCTATCAAGGTGCCATGAATAAGCTAGTAACAGGCCGTGGCAACGTGATTCGTCAGGCCGAAAGCTTCAAGCAACTCGGGGTTGAGGTGAAGAAACCTATCTCGATTGGTTTGGCCGAAATGGCGCAAAATGAGGCTTTTTCAGAAAATGCCTCCTTAGTAGAAAGACAACCCGCTGAGGATAAAGTAAACTAA
- the ubiE gene encoding bifunctional demethylmenaquinone methyltransferase/2-methoxy-6-polyprenyl-1,4-benzoquinol methylase UbiE, whose product MMDTSVQTNSAVESETTHFGFETVAKDEKVAKVAEVFHSVAAKYDIMNDLMSGGVHRLWKRFTIDCSGVRPGQRILDLGGGTGDLTAKFSRIVGEKGHVVLADINNSMLNVGRDKLRDSGIVGNVHYVQANAEELPFPDNYFDCITISFCLRNVTDKDQALRSMYRVLKPGGRLLVLEFSKPVLEPLSKVYDAYSFHLLPKMGELIANDADSYRYLAESIRMHPNQETLEGMMQEAGFENTKYFNLTGGIVALHRGYKF is encoded by the coding sequence ATTATGGACACAAGCGTGCAGACAAATTCAGCAGTAGAGTCAGAAACCACACACTTTGGTTTCGAAACAGTCGCGAAAGACGAAAAAGTCGCGAAAGTAGCAGAGGTATTTCACTCTGTAGCCGCTAAATACGACATCATGAATGACTTAATGTCGGGTGGTGTTCACCGCTTGTGGAAGCGATTCACGATTGATTGCAGTGGCGTTCGCCCTGGTCAGCGTATCCTAGATCTTGGTGGTGGTACTGGCGACCTTACTGCGAAATTCTCGCGTATCGTTGGTGAAAAAGGCCACGTGGTTCTTGCTGATATCAACAATTCAATGCTGAATGTTGGCCGTGATAAGCTGCGTGATAGCGGCATTGTTGGCAACGTACACTACGTACAAGCGAACGCTGAAGAACTGCCTTTCCCAGACAACTACTTCGATTGCATTACCATCAGCTTCTGTCTGCGTAACGTAACCGATAAAGACCAAGCGCTGCGTTCTATGTACCGCGTGCTTAAGCCGGGTGGCCGTCTGTTGGTTCTTGAGTTTTCTAAGCCAGTGCTTGAGCCACTATCAAAGGTTTACGATGCATACTCTTTCCACCTGTTGCCAAAAATGGGTGAGCTGATTGCTAACGATGCAGACAGCTACCGTTACCTTGCAGAATCTATTCGTATGCACCCAAATCAAGAGACTTTGGAAGGCATGATGCAAGAAGCGGGCTTTGAAAATACAAAATACTTCAACCTAACGGGCGGCATTGTTGCGCTGCACCGCGGTTACAAGTTCTAG
- the tatB gene encoding Sec-independent protein translocase protein TatB → MFDIGFWELVLISVVGLVVLGPERLPVAIRSVSKFVGAAKSMANSVKDELSHELKVQELQENLRKAEQMGMEDLSPDLKASVDELKQAAAEVQRPYAKPESDKPSETKPSVTETAEPETNQTSSEASAPSDKKAE, encoded by the coding sequence GTGTTTGATATCGGTTTTTGGGAACTGGTATTAATATCTGTCGTTGGGTTAGTGGTTCTAGGCCCTGAGCGTTTGCCTGTTGCGATTCGCAGCGTATCCAAGTTTGTGGGTGCAGCGAAAAGTATGGCAAACAGTGTGAAAGATGAACTTTCTCACGAGCTTAAGGTGCAAGAGCTACAAGAAAACCTACGTAAGGCGGAACAAATGGGTATGGAAGATTTATCTCCAGACCTTAAAGCGTCAGTCGATGAACTTAAGCAGGCCGCTGCTGAGGTTCAACGCCCGTATGCTAAGCCTGAGTCTGATAAGCCAAGTGAGACTAAACCTAGTGTCACGGAAACTGCTGAGCCTGAAACCAATCAGACTAGCAGCGAAGCTTCAGCACCGTCAGATAAGAAAGCCGAATAG
- a CDS encoding DMT family transporter: MNERRALGFGLSAVLLWSTVATAFKLTLAEFSPIQMLTIASIVSSIALIAVCAFQGKLSQLSTTFLSNPWYYLLLGLVNPLAYYLILFKAYDLLPASQAQAINYSWAITLTLMAAVFLGQKIRKQDWIACTFSYAGVVVIATKGDVLGMQFDSPLGVALALLSTLLWAGYWILNTKNKADPVVGVLLGFLVALPFAIGLTIYEGESFSKITAKGWMAVTYVGLFEMGITFVLWLSALKLTNNTARISNLIFASPFISLMLLSTIIGEEIHPATLFGLVLIIAGLVIQQIKFSKNKTVANEN; the protein is encoded by the coding sequence ATGAACGAACGTCGTGCCTTGGGCTTTGGTCTTTCCGCAGTACTACTGTGGTCAACGGTCGCTACTGCTTTTAAGCTGACCCTTGCTGAGTTTTCACCGATTCAAATGCTGACTATTGCCAGTATTGTGTCGTCGATTGCGCTGATCGCCGTTTGCGCCTTTCAAGGTAAGCTTTCTCAGCTAAGTACTACGTTTCTTTCAAACCCTTGGTATTACCTGCTGCTCGGTTTGGTTAACCCATTGGCTTACTACCTGATTCTCTTCAAAGCATACGACCTACTGCCCGCTTCTCAAGCTCAAGCGATTAACTACAGCTGGGCTATCACCCTAACTTTAATGGCAGCGGTTTTTCTGGGACAAAAGATTCGTAAACAAGATTGGATTGCGTGTACCTTCAGCTACGCAGGTGTCGTGGTCATCGCCACTAAAGGCGACGTGTTAGGCATGCAGTTCGATAGCCCACTTGGTGTGGCATTAGCTCTACTTTCAACTCTACTTTGGGCGGGCTACTGGATTCTCAACACCAAAAACAAGGCTGACCCTGTGGTAGGTGTACTGCTTGGATTCTTAGTGGCGTTGCCATTCGCGATTGGTTTAACCATTTACGAGGGCGAAAGCTTTAGCAAAATCACGGCAAAAGGTTGGATGGCGGTGACTTACGTTGGCCTATTTGAGATGGGTATTACCTTTGTCTTGTGGTTATCAGCACTCAAGCTAACCAACAACACAGCCCGTATCAGCAACCTGATTTTCGCATCACCATTTATCTCGTTGATGCTACTTTCAACCATTATCGGCGAAGAAATCCACCCCGCGACACTGTTTGGTTTGGTACTGATCATTGCTGGTTTGGTGATTCAACAGATCAAGTTCTCAAAAAACAAGACCGTTGCTAATGAGAACTAA
- the uspB gene encoding universal stress protein UspB, which produces MISGDTILFALMVVTCVNWARYFTALRTLIYIMREAHPLLYQQVDGGGFFTTHGNMTKQVRLFSYIKSKEYHHHHDEVFTSKCDRVRQLFILSSALLGVTLLSSFIV; this is translated from the coding sequence ATGATCAGCGGCGACACTATTCTATTTGCACTAATGGTTGTGACTTGTGTGAACTGGGCGCGTTATTTTACTGCGCTAAGAACACTGATTTATATTATGCGAGAAGCACATCCTCTACTTTATCAACAAGTAGACGGAGGTGGGTTCTTCACAACTCATGGCAATATGACCAAACAAGTCCGCTTGTTTAGTTACATCAAAAGCAAAGAGTATCACCATCACCATGACGAAGTGTTCACTTCCAAGTGTGATCGTGTAAGACAGTTATTCATACTCTCTTCAGCTCTGCTTGGTGTGACGTTATTGTCCTCGTTCATCGTCTAG
- a CDS encoding SCP2 domain-containing protein, with protein MPFDPLVTAVIETSLNTFVNDDPALVRRLSRLKGQIIQVNLKELNKTLTFVFSQQIDVLSEYEGQPDCYLSLNLSVLPELREQSNITKLIKQDKLILEGDIQLAQKFAQLMTDCKPDLEEWLSRVTGDVVAHTLVQGVKNVGGLVAKQATKHQNHLAQVLTEEWKIAPAPLEVAHFCDQVDDVKSSAARLEAKLNALLEKA; from the coding sequence ATGCCATTTGATCCATTGGTAACCGCGGTTATTGAAACCTCTTTAAATACTTTCGTGAACGATGATCCAGCTTTGGTTCGTCGTTTGTCTCGTTTAAAGGGGCAGATCATTCAAGTCAATTTGAAAGAGTTGAATAAAACACTCACTTTCGTTTTCAGCCAACAGATTGATGTGTTGTCAGAATACGAAGGGCAGCCTGACTGCTACCTATCTTTGAACCTGTCGGTGTTACCTGAACTGCGTGAGCAATCGAACATCACCAAGCTGATCAAGCAAGATAAGCTGATCTTAGAAGGTGATATTCAACTGGCTCAGAAATTTGCTCAACTGATGACAGACTGCAAGCCAGACTTGGAAGAGTGGTTGTCTCGTGTGACGGGTGATGTGGTTGCGCATACCTTGGTACAAGGCGTTAAGAATGTTGGCGGTCTTGTGGCTAAGCAAGCAACTAAGCATCAAAACCACCTTGCTCAGGTATTAACTGAAGAGTGGAAGATTGCGCCAGCACCATTAGAAGTGGCGCATTTTTGCGATCAGGTTGATGACGTAAAAAGCTCAGCAGCACGCCTTGAAGCTAAGTTGAACGCTCTGTTGGAGAAAGCATGA